DNA from Planctomycetota bacterium:
CCCGCGCGGGGGGCACTGGCTGATGGTCGGCCCGACCGGGCCCCGCCGCCTGCGCCTCGCCATCGAACACCTCGCCAACTACCGCGGGTCATCGTGCATGTTCGTCGATCTCGACCCCCGATGGGTCAAGAAGCTCATCAGCTCCAAGCAGTTCGACCAGGCCAAGGCGTACATGGAGCACGTCGTCGATCAGGCGACGATCATCCTCAAGCATCGCAAAGTCACCGCGCTGTTCACCACGCCCAAACTCCTCGAAGCCCTCGCCGAGAAAATCAGTCTCCCCGAAGCCGGCATCAAGGGCGTCTTCGTCGGCGGAACCACCATGACCCCGCAGTACGTCCGCTTCCTCATCGAAGAAGTCTGCGAAGGCGAAACCAAACTCGTGCCGACCTACGGCAACACCCTCATGGGCCTCGCCGCGCACAAGCCGCTCACCCCCGAAGACAACTACTCGATCACCTACCACGCCCCCCAGCCCCGCGCCGTCCTGCGCGTCGTCAACCCCGATCAGACCGACCAGCTCGTCGACTACGGCCAGTGGGGCCGGGTCGAACTGACCACCCTGACCCGCGAACTGTTCATGCCGCGATTCCTCGAACGCGACGAAGTGATTCGCCGCAAGCCCTGCGAGCAGTATCCGTGGGATGGGGTTGGCGATGTGAGGCCGTTTGGGGCGTCGAAGCAGACGATTGTTGAGGGAGTTTATTGATTTTCCATTGACCATTTTCCAGTTGCCATTTTCCATTTTGAGGAACCGGCGATGACTTCCAGCCAGCAACGAGCCGACGACTTACAGGATCGCCTCATCGATCTGGCGGTCAGGATCATCAAGCTGGCGGACGCACTGCCCAAGACGTCGGCCGGCGCTCACATCGCCAACCAAGTCCTTCGATCCGGCACGTCGCCCGCTCCGAACTACGGCGAAGCGCGCGGCGGGGAGAGCCGCTCCGACTTCAAGCATAAACTTGGCATCGTCCTCAAGGAGCTCAACGAAACCGCAATCTGGCTCAAAGTGATTCAGCGCAGCAAAATCGTCAAACCCGCGCTCGTCGACAGTCTGCTCGACGAAACACAACAGCTCGCCCGAATCATCACCGCTTCCGTCAAAACCGTCCGTGCCGCCCGCCCAATGGAAAATGGCAAACGGCAAATGGAAAATGGAAAATA
Protein-coding regions in this window:
- a CDS encoding AMP-binding protein; protein product: MTSNVTTDPVAAAQRALDEHAVQIVQWHFSPETGCPYWLDFAAKADFNPLSDVKCFADIIRLFPHFQDDALRFEPLDRWVPKPYKGRPFCVFETGGTTGMPKQRIGWDDYKIDYEQFSETLDDDAFPRGGHWLMVGPTGPRRLRLAIEHLANYRGSSCMFVDLDPRWVKKLISSKQFDQAKAYMEHVVDQATIILKHRKVTALFTTPKLLEALAEKISLPEAGIKGVFVGGTTMTPQYVRFLIEEVCEGETKLVPTYGNTLMGLAAHKPLTPEDNYSITYHAPQPRAVLRVVNPDQTDQLVDYGQWGRVELTTLTRELFMPRFLERDEVIRRKPCEQYPWDGVGDVRPFGASKQTIVEGVY
- a CDS encoding four helix bundle protein, whose translation is MTSSQQRADDLQDRLIDLAVRIIKLADALPKTSAGAHIANQVLRSGTSPAPNYGEARGGESRSDFKHKLGIVLKELNETAIWLKVIQRSKIVKPALVDSLLDETQQLARIITASVKTVRAARPMENGKRQMENGK